The proteins below are encoded in one region of Sporosarcina sp. FSL K6-1508:
- the dtd gene encoding D-aminoacyl-tRNA deacylase — MRVVLQRSGPAAVRVGGETTGSIEKGYVLLVGLTHSDTEEDAYYLAKKIAGLRLWEDAEGKMNHSILETGGDILSVSQFTLFGDVKKGRRPSFIGAARPEQAEPLWEYFNRRLEEEGLKVQTGIFGAMMDVELINDGPVTIILESK; from the coding sequence ATGAGAGTTGTATTGCAACGATCGGGACCGGCTGCAGTTCGAGTTGGCGGGGAGACGACAGGTTCAATTGAAAAAGGCTATGTCCTGCTTGTTGGCCTAACCCACTCGGATACCGAAGAAGATGCTTATTATCTTGCGAAGAAAATTGCAGGTCTCCGTTTATGGGAAGATGCTGAAGGAAAAATGAATCATTCTATTCTTGAGACCGGCGGAGATATACTTTCAGTGTCCCAATTCACTTTATTCGGGGACGTAAAAAAAGGGCGCCGGCCAAGTTTCATCGGAGCGGCGAGGCCTGAACAGGCAGAACCGCTGTGGGAATACTTCAACCGTAGATTAGAAGAAGAAGGTCTAAAAGTTCAGACAGGTATCTTTGGTGCAATGATGGATGTTGAACTTATTAATGATGGGCCTGTGACAATTATTCTAGAGTCGAAATAA
- a CDS encoding RelA/SpoT family protein, protein MAKNRDMTAEEIFTLVASYMNEEHVAFVKKAYEAAKAAHDGQHRSSGEVYIIHPVQVAGILAELEMDPSTVAAGFLHDVVEDTDISREDIIRDFGEEVAMLVDGVTKLEKLQYKSKEEKQAENHRKMFVAMAQDIRVILIKLADRLHNMRTLKHVPEEKQRRVAAETLEIFAPLAHRLGISAIKWELEDTALRYLNPQQYYRIVNMMKRKRVERENYLTNVMEQIKTEIGEMEIDADLSGRPKHLYSIYRKMVIQKKEFNEIYDLLAVRILVSSIKDCYAVLGIIHTLWKPMPGRFKDYIAMPKQNLYQSLHTTVVGPAGDPLEVQIRTEEMHKIAEFGVAAHWAYKEGKTVAENPSTIDSKLTWFREILEFQNESSNAEEFMESLKFDLFSDMVYVFTPDGDVIELPASSVPIDFAYRVHSEIGNRTIGAKVNGKMVPLDAELFTGDIIEILTSKQSLGPSRDWLKIANTSQAKNKIRQFFKKQLREENILKGREMIEKEIKSQEYDLKEVLTQENIKRTIEKFSFTSEDDMYGAVGFNGITAQQVVNRLAEKLRKVREQQDTIDKIVSDMKSPQPEKMTESGVIVKGIDNLLIRLSKCCNPVPGDEIVGFITKGRGVSVHRTDCPNILVGDDENDRIIDVEWAIGPSSARKEFLVDIEVSAFDREGLLNEVMMVVADTKTPMVAVSGKADRDKIARIHMTIKITDIAHLQRIVDRIKQIRDIYSVERVIN, encoded by the coding sequence ATGGCGAAAAATCGTGACATGACGGCGGAAGAAATATTCACCCTCGTCGCCTCCTATATGAACGAAGAACACGTTGCGTTCGTCAAAAAAGCATATGAAGCAGCAAAGGCTGCACATGATGGACAGCACAGGAGTTCAGGTGAGGTGTATATCATTCATCCTGTTCAAGTTGCGGGTATTCTTGCCGAATTAGAAATGGACCCCTCGACAGTTGCAGCTGGATTCCTACACGATGTTGTGGAGGATACGGATATAAGCAGGGAAGACATCATCCGTGATTTCGGCGAAGAGGTTGCGATGCTAGTCGACGGCGTGACGAAACTCGAAAAATTACAATATAAATCAAAAGAAGAAAAACAAGCAGAGAACCATCGTAAAATGTTCGTAGCAATGGCACAGGATATTCGTGTCATTCTTATTAAACTGGCAGACCGGCTTCATAATATGCGAACGTTGAAGCATGTTCCTGAAGAAAAACAGCGCAGGGTTGCAGCTGAAACACTGGAAATTTTTGCCCCTCTTGCCCATCGGCTTGGCATATCGGCCATTAAGTGGGAACTTGAAGATACGGCATTACGTTATTTAAATCCGCAACAATACTACCGAATTGTCAATATGATGAAGCGGAAACGTGTCGAGCGGGAAAATTACCTGACTAATGTCATGGAACAGATTAAGACGGAAATTGGGGAGATGGAAATTGACGCTGATCTTTCAGGCAGACCTAAACATCTCTACTCGATTTATCGGAAGATGGTTATTCAGAAGAAAGAATTTAATGAAATCTATGACCTACTTGCTGTGAGGATTCTTGTTTCAAGTATTAAAGATTGTTATGCAGTCCTTGGTATCATCCACACACTTTGGAAGCCGATGCCTGGCAGATTCAAGGACTATATCGCTATGCCAAAGCAAAATCTTTACCAGTCGTTGCATACGACCGTTGTAGGCCCGGCCGGCGATCCGCTTGAAGTACAGATCCGGACTGAAGAGATGCACAAAATCGCTGAATTTGGAGTTGCGGCGCACTGGGCGTATAAAGAAGGGAAAACGGTAGCCGAAAACCCAAGCACTATTGATTCGAAATTGACTTGGTTCAGAGAGATACTTGAATTTCAGAACGAATCTTCCAACGCTGAAGAATTCATGGAGTCGTTGAAATTCGACTTGTTCTCGGACATGGTATATGTCTTTACTCCGGATGGCGATGTCATTGAGCTTCCTGCAAGTTCGGTTCCAATTGATTTTGCCTATCGTGTCCATTCGGAAATCGGAAATCGTACGATTGGTGCAAAAGTAAACGGCAAGATGGTTCCATTAGATGCCGAATTATTTACGGGCGATATTATTGAAATTTTAACGTCGAAACAATCATTGGGACCGAGCCGGGATTGGTTAAAAATCGCGAATACTTCTCAAGCGAAAAATAAAATTAGGCAGTTTTTCAAAAAACAGCTTCGGGAAGAAAATATCCTAAAAGGCCGGGAAATGATTGAAAAAGAAATAAAATCACAAGAGTACGATTTAAAAGAAGTGCTTACACAGGAGAATATTAAACGTACTATTGAAAAATTCAGCTTCACTTCTGAAGATGACATGTATGGAGCAGTAGGATTCAATGGAATAACTGCGCAGCAGGTTGTAAATCGCTTAGCGGAAAAATTGAGGAAAGTACGTGAGCAGCAAGATACAATCGATAAAATTGTTTCCGATATGAAATCTCCGCAACCAGAAAAAATGACTGAATCAGGTGTAATTGTTAAAGGTATCGATAACCTGTTGATTAGGTTATCGAAGTGTTGTAATCCTGTTCCAGGCGATGAAATTGTAGGGTTTATCACAAAAGGTCGTGGCGTTTCCGTCCATCGAACCGACTGTCCGAATATTCTTGTTGGGGATGATGAGAATGATCGTATTATAGATGTAGAATGGGCGATTGGCCCTTCCAGTGCCAGAAAAGAGTTCCTGGTCGACATCGAAGTATCCGCATTTGACCGTGAAGGTTTGTTGAATGAAGTAATGATGGTTGTCGCCGATACGAAAACACCAATGGTGGCGGTAAGCGGCAAAGCGGACCGTGATAAAATTGCACGTATTCATATGACTATTAAAATTACGGATATTGCACATTTGCAAAGAATTGTGGATCGGATTAAACAAATTCGTGATATCTATTCTGTGGAACGTGTCATCAATTGA
- a CDS encoding SH3 domain-containing protein produces the protein MSKIYKWIIAFILLFSVFNNIPMAYANSESVVVDASSVHIRSGPGLTYAVTGSLNRGDQVDVISTSGDWYQIQNGNSSGWIASWLTASADEPAETSTAVVSRVNELNVRSSPSINSAVLGRMAAGDEAAMTGRDGEWISITFNGTSGWVHTDYITQLSEQTAPIITDQTASPETFTVSVDALNVRKNADLSSKRVGLIRQGEEYAVKEINGNWIKISLDDHKSGWVYSFHGALSSNVKPSTDNSEIGTVTILSNGTNIREAATTSSQIATRADAGEKFSIIKEDGDWYEISLPSGESAFIAKWVVSTGDESFTTEPVMKESVPRVAGTLKGLTIVIDPGHGGNDRGTTGTRGTDEKDITILTSELLAAKLKAAGANVITTRDSDTYVSLRKRVAISTQHAADAFISLHYDANPDSSVAGFTTYYTHAHQQALASSVNDGLASSVNLRNRGSQPGDFLVLRENRQNAILIELGFLSNSAEERTVTSAMFRERATHGIYKGLLDYFNAN, from the coding sequence TTGTCAAAAATATACAAATGGATAATTGCATTCATACTTTTATTCAGCGTTTTCAACAACATTCCGATGGCTTATGCTAATTCAGAATCAGTCGTTGTAGACGCGTCATCCGTGCATATCCGGTCCGGACCCGGGCTTACCTATGCTGTCACGGGTTCACTGAATAGAGGTGATCAGGTAGATGTAATTTCTACTTCCGGAGACTGGTACCAAATTCAAAACGGCAACAGTTCAGGGTGGATTGCCTCTTGGCTAACTGCTTCCGCAGATGAACCTGCTGAGACAAGTACTGCAGTCGTATCACGCGTTAATGAGTTAAATGTAAGGTCAAGCCCTTCCATTAATTCGGCAGTTCTCGGTCGAATGGCTGCCGGGGATGAAGCAGCTATGACAGGCCGTGATGGTGAATGGATCTCCATTACTTTCAATGGCACAAGCGGTTGGGTACATACAGACTACATTACACAATTATCCGAGCAAACGGCACCCATAATAACAGATCAAACCGCATCACCCGAAACGTTTACTGTTTCCGTAGATGCACTCAATGTAAGAAAAAACGCAGATTTGTCCTCCAAACGAGTAGGGCTCATCCGCCAAGGTGAAGAATATGCCGTTAAAGAAATCAACGGCAATTGGATTAAAATTTCATTAGACGATCACAAATCAGGTTGGGTCTACTCCTTTCACGGCGCTCTGTCATCGAATGTGAAACCGAGCACTGATAACTCGGAAATCGGTACAGTTACCATTCTGTCAAATGGGACAAACATACGTGAAGCGGCGACAACTTCTTCCCAGATCGCCACACGGGCGGATGCAGGAGAAAAGTTTTCAATCATCAAAGAAGATGGAGATTGGTATGAAATTTCTTTGCCTTCGGGAGAATCTGCATTTATTGCCAAATGGGTTGTGTCAACAGGCGACGAGTCATTCACAACAGAACCGGTGATGAAAGAATCAGTGCCACGCGTTGCCGGCACCTTGAAGGGACTCACTATCGTTATCGACCCTGGGCATGGCGGAAATGACCGCGGCACTACGGGCACTCGCGGAACAGACGAGAAAGATATCACAATTCTAACTTCCGAACTGCTGGCAGCTAAATTGAAAGCAGCCGGAGCGAATGTAATTACCACACGTGATTCCGATACCTATGTATCGTTAAGAAAACGGGTTGCTATCAGTACTCAGCATGCTGCGGATGCGTTCATCAGTCTTCATTATGATGCCAATCCCGATTCTAGTGTAGCGGGTTTTACGACGTATTATACTCATGCACATCAACAAGCGCTTGCCTCTTCAGTCAATGATGGACTTGCATCATCCGTAAACCTGCGTAACCGGGGATCACAGCCGGGAGATTTCCTAGTACTTCGTGAAAATAGGCAAAATGCTATTTTAATCGAACTTGGTTTTCTATCAAATTCTGCGGAGGAACGTACAGTCACTAGCGCTATGTTCCGTGAACGCGCGACACATGGTATATACAAAGGGCTTCTTGATTATTTCAATGCAAATTAA
- the secDF gene encoding protein translocase subunit SecDF: MKRRGRIVAFLLLIVVFGLTIGSTAKPIVKDVKLGLDLQGGFEVLYQVLPLKKGGPDITEAMVKDTANALTSRVDVLGVSEPSIQIESGNRIRVQLAGVEDQESARELLSTQANLTFRDADDNLLLDGNDLKEGKAKANFGETGNPVVTLEMKSPTKFGEVTTLISQKAPENVMVIWLDFVEGEDSFKEEVTKEKPKFVSAPYVKNPINSSDVEISGSFTLEETKSLAGILNAGALPVHLEEVYSTSVGAQFGEQALNKTIFAGIIGISLIFLFMLVYYRLPGFVAVITLTVYIFIILLVFTLINGVLTLPGIAALMLGVGMAVDANILMYERIREELRVGKSVKTSFMAGAKNSFTAILDANITTLLAAVVLFIFGTSSVKGFATILIISILASFLTAVWGSRILLGLLVDSGAFDGKTAWFGISKSRVHAPEEKVETLELTTKFDRFDFVASRKKFYIISAVLLISGVIALGIFKLNLGIDFSSGTRVEVLADHPVTKDELSTYLDEIGHPTDDIVISGDTGNMGVMRYKEDFKQEEVNKFKADLAKEYGADPNISTVSPTVGEELAKNAIKALLIAMLGIVIYVALRFEWRMGVATIVGLFHDVFFMVAVISLLRLEVDITFIAAVLTIVGYSINDTIVTFDRIRENINHRGRIDSVTELADIVNKSLRQTLGRSVNTVLTVILVVVALMLFGAESIRTFSIALLIGLFAGTYSSIFISAQIWFDLKKREIKEKGAIKVEDTKKKWGSDEPIV, encoded by the coding sequence ACTGCAAAGCCGATAGTGAAAGATGTAAAACTGGGTCTAGATTTACAGGGCGGTTTTGAAGTCCTTTATCAAGTTTTACCTTTGAAAAAAGGCGGCCCAGATATAACAGAAGCAATGGTTAAAGATACAGCGAATGCGCTGACAAGCCGAGTTGACGTACTTGGAGTAAGTGAACCAAGTATCCAAATCGAGTCGGGTAACCGAATTCGCGTGCAACTTGCGGGTGTAGAGGACCAGGAATCAGCACGGGAACTCCTTTCTACGCAGGCGAACCTGACATTCAGGGATGCTGACGACAATCTACTTCTGGACGGAAACGATTTGAAAGAAGGAAAAGCAAAAGCAAACTTCGGTGAAACTGGTAACCCTGTCGTTACGCTTGAAATGAAATCTCCAACTAAATTTGGCGAAGTGACAACATTGATTTCACAAAAAGCACCAGAGAATGTAATGGTCATCTGGTTAGACTTCGTAGAAGGTGAAGATTCATTTAAAGAGGAAGTAACGAAAGAGAAACCTAAATTCGTTTCTGCGCCTTATGTTAAAAATCCGATTAACTCATCAGACGTTGAAATTTCAGGATCATTCACTTTGGAAGAGACGAAGAGCCTTGCGGGAATTTTGAATGCAGGTGCATTGCCTGTTCACCTTGAAGAAGTTTATTCGACGTCAGTCGGCGCTCAGTTCGGTGAACAAGCACTTAACAAGACAATTTTTGCGGGAATTATCGGTATCTCGCTTATCTTCCTATTCATGCTAGTATATTACCGCCTGCCAGGTTTTGTGGCAGTCATTACTTTGACGGTATATATTTTCATCATTTTGCTCGTCTTCACGCTCATTAATGGCGTACTTACACTACCAGGTATTGCAGCGCTTATGCTCGGGGTCGGGATGGCGGTCGATGCGAATATCTTAATGTATGAACGGATACGTGAAGAATTGCGTGTCGGTAAATCCGTCAAGACATCGTTCATGGCTGGAGCGAAAAATTCTTTCACTGCCATTCTAGATGCTAATATCACGACTCTACTCGCAGCGGTAGTCCTGTTCATTTTCGGGACAAGCTCTGTGAAAGGATTCGCGACAATTCTTATCATCAGTATTCTAGCCAGCTTCTTGACAGCTGTATGGGGGTCTCGTATACTCTTGGGTCTTCTCGTTGATAGTGGTGCGTTTGACGGGAAAACAGCATGGTTTGGTATTTCTAAAAGTAGGGTTCATGCACCTGAAGAAAAAGTTGAAACATTGGAACTTACAACGAAATTTGATCGATTTGATTTCGTGGCTTCGCGCAAAAAATTCTATATTATTTCAGCAGTACTGCTGATCAGTGGTGTCATTGCGCTTGGTATCTTCAAGCTGAACCTCGGTATTGATTTCTCGAGTGGTACGCGTGTTGAAGTGCTTGCCGATCATCCAGTGACGAAGGATGAACTATCTACTTATCTGGATGAAATCGGGCACCCGACAGATGATATTGTCATTTCTGGTGATACGGGAAATATGGGTGTTATGCGTTACAAAGAAGACTTCAAGCAAGAAGAAGTCAACAAATTTAAAGCGGATCTTGCAAAAGAGTATGGTGCAGATCCGAATATATCAACTGTTTCACCAACAGTTGGTGAAGAACTAGCGAAAAATGCAATTAAAGCATTGCTCATTGCTATGCTTGGTATCGTCATCTACGTTGCACTTCGATTTGAATGGCGTATGGGAGTTGCAACTATCGTCGGACTTTTCCATGATGTGTTCTTTATGGTCGCAGTGATCAGTCTTTTGCGCCTAGAAGTTGACATCACCTTCATCGCCGCAGTGTTGACGATTGTTGGTTACTCCATCAATGACACGATTGTTACATTTGACCGGATACGGGAAAATATAAACCATCGCGGTCGAATTGATAGCGTAACGGAACTAGCTGATATCGTAAACAAATCATTGCGTCAGACGCTTGGACGTTCTGTTAACACGGTGCTTACAGTCATCCTCGTTGTAGTAGCGCTTATGCTATTCGGTGCAGAGTCAATCCGGACGTTCTCAATCGCGCTTCTGATTGGACTGTTTGCGGGAACTTATTCTTCGATATTCATCTCAGCTCAAATCTGGTTTGATCTGAAAAAACGTGAAATCAAAGAAAAAGGTGCCATTAAAGTTGAAGATACGAAGAAAAAATGGGGTTCCGACGAACCTATCGTATAA
- a CDS encoding LapA family protein, translated as MKFQWNLLIGLLFAIIIAVFAVFNVDAVQVNYVFGKAQWPLVLIILGAALLGAVVSGFVATFLSFQSNRRIKELQKEMTLKELTIAAQQNEIAELQKYTSLPSNEEVIIDNKTV; from the coding sequence ATGAAGTTTCAATGGAATTTACTAATAGGTCTTTTATTCGCCATTATTATCGCTGTTTTTGCTGTCTTTAATGTTGACGCGGTTCAAGTCAATTATGTGTTTGGTAAAGCGCAGTGGCCGCTTGTTCTTATTATTTTAGGTGCAGCTCTTCTTGGTGCTGTGGTCAGCGGGTTTGTCGCAACGTTCTTGTCATTTCAATCAAACCGTCGAATCAAAGAGCTTCAAAAAGAAATGACCCTCAAAGAGCTGACAATTGCGGCGCAGCAGAATGAAATCGCGGAACTGCAAAAATATACTTCCCTTCCATCTAATGAGGAAGTAATTATTGATAATAAAACTGTATAA
- the hisS gene encoding histidine--tRNA ligase has translation MKFKVPRGTQDILPSETWKWQQAEKIINEACDVYRYKEIRTPIFEQTELFQRLVGETTDVVQKEMYTFTDKGDRSMTLRPEGTASVVRSFVENKMFGYPDQPVKLFYTGPMFRYERQQAGRYRQFVQFGAEAIGSADPAIDAELIALALDVYKRVGLTKLKLVINSLGDTECRISHREALIAHFKPHIGDFCSDCQSRLEKNPLRILDCKVDSGNPLITSAPSLADYLNETSSQYFADVKGYLDDAGIAYVVDANLVRGLDYYNHTAFEIMSTSEGFGAITTLCGGGRYNGLAEEIGGPSAPGIGFAMSIERLLLAMAAEGKSFEAEPRLDVYIVTLGETARRPGFKLLGALREAGIRSDMDYMDRKMKAQMKSADRLDARTVVLFGEDEVTEGVAILKNMADGAQEKVPVAELVQKLKETLIG, from the coding sequence ATGAAATTTAAAGTGCCAAGAGGAACGCAGGACATTTTGCCATCTGAAACATGGAAATGGCAGCAAGCGGAAAAAATTATCAACGAAGCATGTGATGTTTACCGTTATAAAGAGATTCGAACGCCGATTTTCGAGCAAACAGAATTATTCCAGCGTCTCGTAGGTGAGACGACCGATGTCGTTCAAAAAGAGATGTATACGTTTACGGATAAAGGCGATCGTTCAATGACGCTACGACCGGAAGGGACTGCATCGGTTGTCCGATCCTTCGTGGAAAATAAAATGTTCGGTTATCCTGATCAGCCCGTAAAACTTTTCTATACAGGCCCGATGTTTCGTTATGAGCGTCAGCAAGCAGGACGTTATCGTCAGTTTGTTCAATTTGGAGCAGAAGCCATCGGTAGTGCAGATCCAGCAATTGATGCAGAATTGATTGCGTTGGCACTCGATGTTTATAAACGCGTTGGACTGACAAAATTGAAACTGGTCATTAACTCGCTGGGTGATACAGAGTGCAGAATTTCACACCGCGAAGCGCTCATTGCCCATTTCAAACCGCATATCGGAGATTTCTGTTCTGATTGTCAGTCTAGGTTGGAGAAGAATCCATTGCGCATTTTGGATTGTAAAGTCGATAGTGGCAATCCGTTAATTACTTCTGCGCCTTCTTTAGCTGACTATTTGAATGAAACATCATCTCAATACTTTGCAGATGTAAAAGGCTATCTTGACGATGCAGGAATTGCTTATGTAGTCGATGCAAATCTTGTGCGCGGTCTTGATTATTATAATCACACTGCTTTTGAAATTATGAGCACATCGGAAGGATTCGGAGCAATCACGACCCTGTGCGGTGGCGGAAGATACAACGGTCTCGCTGAGGAAATCGGGGGACCTTCTGCACCAGGTATCGGTTTTGCGATGAGTATTGAACGATTGCTACTTGCTATGGCTGCTGAAGGGAAATCGTTTGAGGCTGAGCCGAGACTTGACGTTTATATTGTGACACTTGGTGAAACCGCACGCCGCCCGGGCTTCAAGCTTCTAGGTGCACTGAGAGAAGCTGGCATTCGGTCGGATATGGATTATATGGACCGGAAAATGAAGGCGCAAATGAAATCGGCGGATCGGTTGGATGCGCGAACAGTTGTATTGTTTGGTGAAGATGAGGTAACGGAAGGCGTTGCTATATTGAAAAACATGGCTGACGGGGCGCAAGAAAAAGTACCTGTTGCTGAACTGGTTCAAAAACTAAAAGAAACATTGATCGGATAA
- a CDS encoding adenine phosphoribosyltransferase — translation MDLKEYVTIVPNYPKEGISFKDISTIMDNGQAYKFATDEIVKFAKEVGTDIIVGPEARGFIIGCPVAYALEVGFAPVRKPGKLPRETIEVEYDLEYGKDTLTIHKDAIKPGQRVLIVDDLLATGGTVGATVELVEKLGGVVAGCAFIIELSYLNGREKLQGYDMRSLITY, via the coding sequence ATGGATTTGAAAGAATATGTGACGATTGTACCGAACTATCCGAAAGAAGGAATCAGTTTCAAGGATATTTCAACAATTATGGATAATGGCCAAGCATATAAATTCGCAACAGATGAAATCGTAAAGTTTGCGAAGGAAGTAGGTACTGATATTATCGTGGGTCCAGAAGCACGTGGATTCATCATCGGCTGTCCGGTTGCTTATGCACTTGAAGTAGGATTTGCTCCTGTCCGTAAACCCGGAAAGCTGCCAAGAGAAACAATTGAAGTTGAATATGATCTTGAATATGGAAAAGATACGCTAACGATTCACAAAGATGCCATCAAACCTGGCCAGCGTGTTTTGATTGTCGATGATCTTCTTGCGACTGGCGGCACTGTGGGAGCAACAGTCGAGCTTGTTGAAAAGCTGGGCGGAGTTGTTGCAGGCTGTGCATTTATCATAGAATTGTCATATTTAAACGGACGCGAAAAGCTTCAAGGTTACGACATGCGTTCACTAATCACTTATTAA
- the recJ gene encoding single-stranded-DNA-specific exonuclease RecJ: MKRWKVERPDEQLVAMVTKDLGISSVQAKILASRGIIDSEVAKDFLHMDASSMHDPFLLYDMDKAVSLIKTAIASDKKIAVYGDYDGDGVTSVTVLTTALERMGADVLYAIPNRFKHGYGPNKDLFLELYEKGTSLIITVDNGISGVDEIAYAKSLGMDIIITDHHEIGEILPSADAIIHPRHPEGAYPFGELAGVGVAFKLACALLEDVPEDLLELVAIGTVADLVPLRDENRYFVKEGIRQMRVSKRPAIQALARIAGTEQATLSEESIGFMIGPRLNAAGRLGDAAPAVQLLKTEDTSQATTLAKELDSLNKERQAIVTDITKEAEEMISNMYGDTVPLVFVIGGEGWNAGVVGIVASRLTEKYYRPSIVLSIDRETGIAKGSARSIAGFDMFAELSKNAQLLPHFGGHQMAAGMSLAVNDVVNLRENLIKQAEQVLTEEMLIPEVRIDVPLSISEIDVSVLESLELLRPFGMAFEKPVYMIEDITAASVRKIGAAKNHLKLELTDDSTSLDAIGFGLGLIADQLTPGVRLSVTGDLQVNEWNGNKKPQLLIGDIRSDDWQLFDLRGVREPTRWLPTIPQADTLFVAFHEQTVTHFQTSMKGISITLFGQVMTAEAENLVLLDIPDEVVQLEELVATIKPDRIYAHFHAPESRYFDGIPDREQFGWYYSFLKKREKFDFVTNGEQLTKHKAWKKDTVYFMSKVFSELGFVKIEDGFVSVMETAGKRDLTEAPAYKERERQIELEKRLLYAPYMELKQWFDTVRNGIVDREEH; encoded by the coding sequence ATGAAAAGATGGAAAGTGGAAAGGCCGGATGAACAACTGGTAGCGATGGTGACAAAGGACCTCGGTATTTCATCTGTCCAGGCAAAAATACTTGCTTCAAGGGGAATAATAGATTCCGAAGTGGCAAAAGATTTTTTACATATGGATGCATCTAGCATGCACGACCCTTTTTTATTATATGATATGGACAAAGCAGTTTCGCTCATAAAAACGGCTATCGCTTCAGACAAGAAAATTGCCGTTTATGGCGATTATGACGGTGATGGTGTGACAAGTGTGACGGTCCTGACAACGGCATTGGAACGAATGGGCGCAGATGTGTTATATGCCATACCTAACCGATTCAAGCACGGCTATGGGCCGAATAAAGACCTTTTCTTAGAGCTGTATGAAAAAGGGACCTCGCTTATTATTACAGTCGACAACGGTATTTCTGGCGTCGATGAAATTGCTTATGCGAAATCACTCGGTATGGACATCATCATTACCGATCACCATGAAATCGGTGAAATACTGCCATCAGCTGATGCAATTATCCATCCCCGCCATCCAGAAGGGGCGTATCCGTTTGGAGAGCTCGCTGGAGTAGGTGTGGCTTTCAAACTTGCATGTGCATTACTTGAAGATGTTCCGGAAGATTTACTTGAACTGGTTGCTATCGGAACAGTCGCAGACTTAGTGCCGCTTCGTGATGAAAACAGGTATTTCGTCAAAGAGGGCATTAGGCAGATGCGTGTTTCAAAGCGTCCTGCAATCCAGGCGCTTGCACGCATCGCTGGCACTGAACAAGCCACACTCTCAGAAGAGTCAATAGGCTTCATGATTGGACCCCGTCTGAATGCAGCTGGACGTCTAGGTGATGCTGCTCCGGCAGTCCAACTATTAAAGACAGAAGATACATCGCAAGCGACAACATTGGCAAAAGAACTTGATTCGCTTAATAAAGAACGACAAGCGATTGTAACTGATATTACCAAGGAAGCAGAGGAAATGATTTCGAATATGTACGGTGATACAGTTCCCCTCGTATTCGTCATCGGTGGTGAAGGTTGGAATGCCGGTGTTGTTGGAATTGTTGCTTCACGACTGACAGAAAAATATTATCGTCCGTCGATCGTCTTGTCTATTGACAGGGAAACAGGAATAGCGAAAGGATCTGCAAGAAGTATTGCTGGTTTTGATATGTTCGCCGAGTTATCCAAAAATGCACAACTTCTCCCTCACTTTGGAGGTCATCAGATGGCGGCTGGAATGTCCCTTGCGGTGAATGATGTTGTAAACCTGCGTGAAAACCTTATTAAACAAGCAGAGCAGGTGCTGACGGAAGAAATGCTTATTCCAGAAGTTCGAATCGATGTTCCGCTGTCAATCAGTGAAATTGATGTCAGTGTTTTAGAATCGCTGGAACTGCTTCGACCATTTGGAATGGCATTTGAAAAGCCTGTTTACATGATTGAAGACATTACAGCCGCAAGTGTACGGAAAATTGGTGCCGCAAAGAATCATCTAAAACTGGAATTAACGGATGATAGTACTTCACTCGATGCCATTGGATTTGGGCTAGGCCTTATCGCCGATCAATTGACGCCAGGCGTGAGATTATCGGTTACTGGCGATTTGCAGGTGAATGAATGGAACGGTAATAAGAAGCCACAGTTATTAATAGGGGATATCAGGTCTGATGATTGGCAGCTTTTCGACTTGCGCGGTGTTCGCGAACCGACAAGATGGCTTCCAACCATTCCGCAAGCCGACACATTGTTCGTTGCATTTCATGAACAAACTGTGACACATTTTCAAACATCTATGAAAGGGATTTCTATCACTCTTTTCGGACAAGTAATGACAGCGGAGGCTGAAAATCTCGTTTTATTGGATATACCCGATGAAGTTGTCCAACTCGAAGAACTTGTGGCTACTATCAAGCCGGACCGCATCTATGCACATTTTCATGCGCCTGAATCTAGATATTTTGATGGTATTCCGGATCGTGAGCAGTTTGGCTGGTATTACAGTTTCTTGAAAAAACGTGAGAAATTCGACTTTGTTACAAACGGAGAACAACTTACAAAACATAAAGCTTGGAAAAAAGATACGGTTTATTTCATGTCAAAGGTGTTTTCTGAGCTTGGATTTGTTAAGATTGAAGATGGTTTTGTTTCCGTCATGGAAACAGCCGGTAAACGTGATTTGACAGAAGCGCCAGCATACAAAGAGCGCGAACGTCAGATTGAACTTGAGAAAAGACTGCTATATGCGCCTTATATGGAATTGAAACAATGGTTCGATACTGTGCGAAATGGAATTGTCGACAGGGAGGAACACTAA